CGGTTGCGCACCTCCATAAGGATCGCGGAAACGGGATCATTTCCCAAGCTCTTCCAGCCTCTCTCAAGTTCCCCATGCCGGAAAAACAGTGCCTGAGACCAATCCCTGCCCGCGGCAACGGCCTTCAGCGACCGGGAGAGTGTGTCTCTTCGTTCGATGACCTCTGATGGCCAGGTTCCCAGAACGGTTGGCACTACGACCCAACACATGAGGCCCTGTTCACTGTCGCCATGGCCCCTTCCGGATCTCTTTGCCGAAAGCGGGCCGTCACGGTTGCGGTTCTGGCTCCATGGGGCCGTCCAGAGGCGGATTTGAGGTCCTGGGGAAATTCTGGATTCCGGTTTTGTCTCCCCAAAAAAACACTTGACCGGGATAGGAATAATTATTATTTCTATATTCAACGGAAACAAAAAGGGAGGATTATATGGGACAGCTGAGTAATTACAAAGATTTGCTTATAGATTGGGAAATGACCCCCGAAGAAGCCGTGACTCTGTACCTCGAATGGGGCAACAACCATCGCCGCGGTGAGCGGCCCCCGGTACGGTCCAAGAATGAGCATTCCAACTACTTCGTGGTCAGCAATTGGGAAAATCGACCCAAGGTCTACCTGGTGCGGCGCAACTCAGATGGTGCTGAAGAATTGGCGGAACTGCCGTTGCCGCCCACACTGGGTGAGCATTTCCAACAGGAAGTCGGTGGACACCGCGGTGTGTATCCTGTGAATACCGAAATACGCCAATGGCTTGAAAAGCAGCTTTTTGAATAAATCTCCTTCCAACCCCTTCCTCCTCTTGCACTAGCAGACGACAAAACGCCGGCGAAAGTCGGCGTTTTGTTTTTTCGGCAGGCGCAGCGCTTTTTTGGGGAGATATCGTCCAGAGGGTGGACACACGCCTGCAACTGCGAAGGGGGTATGGCCGCCTTTTCAAGGCGGCCAAAATAGCGTATATGCCAAATGGGCGTTGGTCCGGGAAATCCGGGCGAAAGCGCCCTTTTTTCTTGTCTCTTGGAGGGAAAATGGACGAACCACACTGCCAGCGGTGCGGGACCTGCTGCCGTAACGGTGGACCGGCTTTGCACAGCGAAGATGCGGTCCTGTATCGGGACCAGATTTTGCAAAAAAAACACCTGCTGACCCTGCGCCGGGGCGAGTGGGTGTATGACAATGTGCAGGGTCGTGTAGAACCGCTGGAACAGGAAATACTCCGGGTTGCCGGTAAAACGGGCAGCCAGGTCTGTATTTTTTTTCAGGACTCGGCCTGCGCCTGTGCGATTTATGCACGCCGCCCCCTTGAATGCCGGACATTGAACTGTCAGGCCCCGGAGGCATTAGCGTCATTGTATGCTCATGAGCGACTGACCCGATTTGATCTGATTGCTGCTGATTCCGGGCTTGGTGAACTCATGACCTGGCATGAAACGGTATGTGCTTATAGCCAAATAGCTGATGTGTGCGCCCGGTTGCGAGCGGGAAACGACCCGAAGGCGCGGCAGGAGCTTGAAGCGATCGTGCGCAAGGACATCAATGCACGGCAGACACTGCGTGAAAAAGGGGCATTGGACGAGCAGTCCCTGCGGTTCGTTTTCGGCCGGCCCTGCACGGAGACGTTACCGGCCTTTGGTGTACGGGTGGTTGCGGACCGTGAAACGGTGCAATTTTTGGTCTGATCCAGGGCCGAGCGCTTGTGGGTCACGGATTCAGGCAATAGTACAAAAGATTTTCCAAAACAGTGGTGAGTTCACCGCAAATGCCGCCTTGCCCGGGGAACGGGCCGATGAGCTTTTCGCGCACAGCCTGCGCCTCCTCACAGCCGCTGCGGATGGGAGTCGACCGTCCGGCGTGGGCCGTGGCAGCATAACGCTCCATCAGGAGGTAGGAGCGCATGAGATCTCGAAAGCGCAAGGAGAGGCGGTGGAAACGGGGAGCCGCAAAGGCCCAGTATCGAAGCGCTTGAGGCGTTGGAGGGAGGGCCTGAATCTGATGGGCCAGACCGTGCAGGGTGGACAGATGGAACCCCGGCAGACCGCGGCGCCAGCCTAAAAGCCATGGGCGGCGCCAGTTGAGCAGGAAGTGGCGCTGTCCCAGGGAGAGACAATCCTCCAGCAGGGGTAGAAAGGCGTGGAGCGTGGCGTCGTCCCATTGCCGTGGAAGGGAGGAGGGCTCCCATTCGGGGATCTCTGAGCCCAAGGCTTGCCCCGTGGCCCAAGAAAGAATATGACCGAGCCACCGGTTGGCCTGCGGGGAGCCGGGCGTTTCCAGATGCAGATAACTGATGATATACCGGCCCGCGCCCACTCGTCCGGTCAACACCGCCGGTTCACCGCGCAGGATGTCAGCGTTGAGGTTGATGCCGTAAAGGTCTTCCCAGGCAGGGAGATGGGCGTCAGGGATGTCCCGATAGGGAAGGTCAGCGACCCAGAAGTCTTCCTGGGGGGCTTGATAGCGAGCCAGGACCGTCAATTCTGCGCGGTCAGGGACGTCGAATTGCGATGGCCACCAGACTGGAGCCGTC
The sequence above is drawn from the Desulfohalobium retbaense DSM 5692 genome and encodes:
- a CDS encoding YkgJ family cysteine cluster protein, with the protein product MDEPHCQRCGTCCRNGGPALHSEDAVLYRDQILQKKHLLTLRRGEWVYDNVQGRVEPLEQEILRVAGKTGSQVCIFFQDSACACAIYARRPLECRTLNCQAPEALASLYAHERLTRFDLIAADSGLGELMTWHETVCAYSQIADVCARLRAGNDPKARQELEAIVRKDINARQTLREKGALDEQSLRFVFGRPCTETLPAFGVRVVADRETVQFLV
- a CDS encoding BPL-N domain-containing protein gives rise to the protein MAENLAARSGKSTIALFWGHSQLWGTLLWRGLNELGAEVLVLRGRDIARGALQHHAPAALIVPGGWAKQRALHLGTEGREAIREYLRHGGMYVGFCGGAGMALNAENTAESLHLCPCGRKPIADRLVNCSGHMALELATDHPLCPPEDQAPLTAPVWWPSQFDVPDRAELTVLARYQAPQEDFWVADLPYRDIPDAHLPAWEDLYGINLNADILRGEPAVLTGRVGAGRYIISYLHLETPGSPQANRWLGHILSWATGQALGSEIPEWEPSSLPRQWDDATLHAFLPLLEDCLSLGQRHFLLNWRRPWLLGWRRGLPGFHLSTLHGLAHQIQALPPTPQALRYWAFAAPRFHRLSLRFRDLMRSYLLMERYAATAHAGRSTPIRSGCEEAQAVREKLIGPFPGQGGICGELTTVLENLLYYCLNP
- a CDS encoding DVU0772 family protein; translated protein: MGQLSNYKDLLIDWEMTPEEAVTLYLEWGNNHRRGERPPVRSKNEHSNYFVVSNWENRPKVYLVRRNSDGAEELAELPLPPTLGEHFQQEVGGHRGVYPVNTEIRQWLEKQLFE